One genomic window of Paraburkholderia acidiphila includes the following:
- a CDS encoding adenosine deaminase: MTITIPANLAANTAASATALVEKAANAPKAELHIHIEGSLEPELIFALAQRNNVKLAYDSIDALRAAYAFTDLQSFLDIYYAGASVLLTEQDFYDMTMAYCERALADNVVHTEIFFDPQTHTERGVPIETVVAGIDRALADAEKRGLSSKLILCFLRHLSESDALATFDAAQPLFARYARLIGVGLDSSERGHPPSKFERVFEKARALGLKLVAHAGEEGPPSYIYEALDLLKVDRVDHGVRSIEDPALVTRLADTRVALTVCPLSNTKLCVFDDMTQHTLKALLDKGVAVTVNSDDPAYFGGYVNENYRAIIEALKLDDGEVYTILRNGFEASFVTPEERAALIAKLDANWNRATA, translated from the coding sequence ATGACGATCACGATCCCGGCCAACCTCGCCGCCAACACCGCCGCGAGCGCAACGGCTCTCGTCGAAAAGGCTGCCAACGCGCCGAAGGCGGAACTGCACATCCACATCGAAGGCTCGCTCGAGCCCGAGCTGATCTTCGCGCTCGCGCAGCGCAACAACGTGAAGCTCGCGTACGACTCGATCGATGCGCTGCGCGCCGCCTACGCGTTCACCGATCTGCAGTCGTTTCTCGACATCTACTACGCAGGCGCGAGCGTGCTGCTCACGGAGCAGGACTTCTACGACATGACGATGGCGTACTGCGAGCGCGCGCTCGCAGACAATGTCGTGCATACCGAAATATTCTTCGATCCACAAACGCACACCGAGCGCGGCGTGCCGATCGAAACCGTGGTTGCGGGCATCGACCGCGCGCTCGCCGACGCCGAAAAGCGCGGCCTTTCGAGCAAGCTGATCCTGTGCTTCCTGCGCCACCTGAGCGAATCCGATGCACTCGCCACCTTCGACGCCGCGCAGCCGCTTTTCGCGCGCTATGCGCGCCTGATCGGCGTGGGCCTCGACTCGTCCGAGCGCGGCCATCCGCCCTCGAAGTTCGAGCGCGTGTTCGAGAAAGCACGCGCGTTGGGCCTGAAGCTCGTCGCGCATGCGGGCGAGGAAGGTCCGCCCTCGTACATCTACGAAGCGCTCGATCTGCTCAAGGTCGATCGCGTCGATCACGGCGTGCGCAGCATCGAAGATCCCGCGCTCGTCACGCGTCTGGCCGACACGCGCGTGGCGCTGACCGTGTGCCCGCTCTCGAACACCAAACTGTGCGTGTTCGACGACATGACGCAGCACACGCTCAAGGCGCTGCTCGACAAGGGCGTGGCAGTGACCGTCAATTCCGACGATCCCGCCTACTTCGGCGGCTACGTCAACGAGAACTACCGCGCCATCATCGAAGCGCTCAAGCTCGACGACGGCGAGGTGTACACGATCCTGCGCAACGGCTTCGAGGCGTCGTTCGTGACGCCCGAGGAACGCGCCGCGCTGATCGCGAAACTCGACGCGAACTGGAATCGCGCGACGGCTTAA
- the guaD gene encoding guanine deaminase produces the protein MTQSAYRAKLLTFTGDPAQSSDAAVFDEDGVVIVEDGHVVASGAWSALKSRVSEGATVHNLRDKLIVPGFIDTHIHYPQTDMIASPAPGLLPWLNTYTFPTERGFENEAVAQDTARFFVDELLACGTTTALVYCTVHKQSADALFTASEAKNLRMIAGKVLMDRHCPEFLRDTPQTGYDDSAELIERWHNRGRQMYALTPRFAPTSTEAQLEACGALAKAHGDIFIQSHVAENPDEVKWVKELFPGHRSYLDVYDHYGLLRKRAVYGHCIWLDDEDRRRMADTGAVAAHCPTSNLFLGSGLFDFDKAGESSMPVTLATDVGGGTSFSMLQTMNEAHKVARMGGHHLTATRMFWLATAGAAHALDLADKIGTLAPGSEADFVVLDAQATPLLARRTARAESLEELLFALALLGDDRAVFETYAAGKRVHSRDGANR, from the coding sequence ATGACTCAATCGGCTTACCGCGCAAAACTGTTGACGTTCACCGGCGACCCCGCGCAATCGTCCGACGCCGCTGTCTTTGACGAAGACGGCGTCGTGATCGTCGAAGACGGCCACGTGGTCGCCTCGGGCGCGTGGTCCGCGCTCAAATCGCGCGTGAGCGAAGGCGCGACGGTTCACAATCTGCGCGACAAGCTGATCGTGCCGGGTTTCATCGATACGCACATCCACTATCCGCAGACCGACATGATCGCGTCGCCCGCGCCGGGTCTGCTGCCGTGGCTGAACACCTACACGTTCCCGACCGAGCGCGGTTTCGAAAATGAAGCGGTGGCGCAGGACACGGCGCGCTTTTTCGTCGATGAACTGCTCGCCTGCGGCACGACCACGGCACTCGTGTATTGCACCGTGCACAAGCAGTCCGCCGATGCGCTCTTCACCGCGAGCGAAGCAAAGAACCTGCGCATGATCGCGGGCAAGGTGCTGATGGACCGCCATTGCCCCGAGTTCCTGCGCGACACGCCGCAAACGGGCTACGACGACAGCGCCGAGCTGATCGAGCGCTGGCACAACCGCGGGCGCCAGATGTACGCGCTCACGCCGCGCTTCGCGCCCACCTCGACGGAAGCGCAGCTCGAAGCGTGCGGCGCACTGGCGAAGGCGCACGGCGACATCTTCATCCAGAGCCACGTGGCGGAAAATCCGGATGAAGTGAAGTGGGTCAAGGAACTATTCCCGGGCCATCGCAGCTACCTCGACGTCTACGATCACTACGGACTCCTGCGCAAGCGCGCGGTATATGGCCACTGCATCTGGCTCGACGACGAAGACCGCCGCCGCATGGCGGATACGGGCGCGGTCGCCGCGCACTGCCCGACTTCGAACCTGTTCCTCGGCAGCGGCCTGTTCGACTTCGACAAGGCGGGCGAATCGTCGATGCCCGTCACGCTCGCCACCGACGTGGGCGGCGGCACCTCGTTCTCGATGCTGCAAACGATGAACGAGGCGCACAAGGTCGCGCGCATGGGCGGCCATCACCTCACGGCCACGCGCATGTTCTGGCTCGCCACAGCGGGCGCGGCCCACGCGCTCGATCTCGCCGACAAGATCGGCACGCTCGCGCCCGGCAGCGAAGCGGACTTCGTCGTGCTCGATGCACAGGCCACGCCGCTGCTCGCGCGGCGCACAGCGCGCGCCGAATCGCTGGAAGAACTGTTGTTCGCGCTCGCCCTGCTCGGCGACGACCGCGCCGTGTTCGAGACCTACGCAGCGGGCAAACGCGTGCACAGCCGCGACGGCGCGAACCGCTGA
- a CDS encoding TMEM165/GDT1 family protein, which translates to MNHAFLVSTGAVALAEIGDKTQLLSLVLAARYRKPVPIILGVLVATLVNHSGAGALGTWLGALVTPGVMRWALAASFVAMGLWILVPDKLEEGEANVNRSQLGVFGATVVAFFLAEMGDKTQIATVALAARFHDFFGVVAGTTLGMMIANVPAILLGDRFAHKLPTKLVHAVAAVLFVVLGVLAILGVGF; encoded by the coding sequence GTGAACCACGCCTTTCTGGTCTCCACCGGAGCCGTCGCGCTCGCGGAAATCGGCGACAAGACGCAGTTGCTCTCGCTCGTGCTCGCGGCGCGCTACCGCAAACCCGTGCCCATCATTCTCGGCGTGCTCGTCGCCACGCTCGTCAACCACTCGGGCGCAGGCGCGCTCGGCACGTGGCTCGGCGCGCTCGTCACGCCGGGCGTGATGCGCTGGGCGCTGGCCGCCTCCTTCGTCGCCATGGGGTTGTGGATTCTCGTACCGGACAAGCTCGAAGAAGGCGAAGCGAACGTGAACCGCTCGCAGCTCGGCGTGTTCGGCGCAACGGTGGTGGCCTTCTTTCTCGCCGAGATGGGCGACAAGACGCAGATCGCGACCGTCGCGCTCGCTGCGCGCTTTCACGACTTCTTCGGTGTGGTGGCCGGCACGACGCTCGGCATGATGATCGCGAACGTGCCCGCGATCCTGCTCGGCGACCGTTTCGCCCACAAGCTGCCGACGAAGCTCGTGCATGCCGTCGCGGCGGTGCTGTTCGTCGTGCTCGGCGTGCTCGCGATTCTGGGCGTGGGGTTCTGA
- a CDS encoding DUF4136 domain-containing protein, translating into MMHDRWTRRALLMLAALALTLSGCTTYVTSQVTAFSAWDGGSDATRTFAFSRSPEQSQSIEQSTYEQFVANGLAMHAFRLVAEPQARYLVGLAYGSRTDTVTVAQPVFYNPWPGPYWGPWNPWGAWGPYQPAYVNQSYPVYSHALGIRITERASGKEVYNVQARTSGDDPSLVRVMPFLVQSALGNFPLANGTVTEVKIPLGKSGGAPNETAAAPPAAGQGSAAAPAK; encoded by the coding sequence ATGATGCACGACAGATGGACCCGCCGCGCCCTCCTGATGCTGGCGGCGCTCGCACTTACGCTCTCCGGCTGCACGACTTACGTGACGAGCCAGGTGACCGCTTTCTCCGCATGGGACGGCGGCAGCGACGCCACGCGCACTTTTGCGTTTTCACGTAGCCCTGAGCAGAGCCAGAGCATCGAGCAGAGCACCTACGAGCAGTTCGTCGCCAACGGGCTCGCGATGCACGCGTTCCGCCTCGTGGCCGAACCGCAGGCGCGCTATCTCGTGGGCCTCGCGTATGGCAGCCGCACGGACACGGTGACGGTTGCGCAGCCCGTGTTCTACAACCCGTGGCCGGGTCCGTACTGGGGGCCGTGGAACCCGTGGGGCGCATGGGGACCGTACCAGCCTGCCTATGTGAACCAGTCCTACCCGGTGTATTCGCATGCGCTCGGCATTCGCATCACCGAAAGGGCGAGCGGCAAGGAGGTCTATAACGTGCAGGCGCGCACGTCGGGCGACGACCCCTCGCTCGTGCGCGTGATGCCGTTTCTCGTGCAGAGCGCGCTGGGGAATTTCCCGCTGGCCAACGGCACGGTGACAGAGGTCAAGATTCCGCTAGGCAAGAGCGGCGGCGCGCCGAACGAAACCGCTGCGGCCCCGCCGGCAGCGGGGCAGGGCAGTGCCGCCGCGCCCGCCAAATAG